The genomic region GTGGAGGAGAAAAGCTTTGTCTGGGGCGCCCACCCCACCGCCACCTGTGAAGCCTGCCAGCCCCCGGCCAACCTCTGGGAGTTAATCTTCGGCCAGCCTTTTCCCTTGTTCAGGGGGGGAGCACAAGACAAGGGAGGAGCACAAGAAGAGTGACGGTGGCACCACTACGCCGGCTCCTCTGCGCCCCAAATTAAGCAAACTTTCCTTGGCCGCCCAGGTTTTGCGCAAAACTGGCCCGGTCCACCAGGACCAAGGCGCTGAGCGGGGGTACCTCCACTGCGTTGGAATGGTGTGCGGCCAAAGCCTCGGTCCCAGCCCGCTGCTGGTCAACGACGACCACCCAATCGTCACCGGGGAGGGCCACCGTAGCCGGGGTGCTTTTCGCGTTGAAAAGGACCACAATTGTCCGCCAGGGATCGCCGTTGGCATGCTCCGCAAGGATATAACCGATGAGCTGTTCCGGCAGATCGAGAAACCGGAGGTGGGTTTGGATCTGTTCGGTGGTCCGCAGGCGGAAAGCCGGATGGGCTTTGCGCAGCGCAATTAAACCCCGGTAGTAGGTGTAAACTTCTTCATAACGGGCTTTGCGTGCCCAATCCAACTGATTAACCTCGTCCGGCGCCAAATAACTGTTGGCGTTCCCGCCCTTGGTCCGGAGAAATTCCTGTCCGGCGTGGAGAAAAGGAATCCCTTGACTGGTCAGCACAATCGCGCCGGCCAATTTATGCCTTTTGATGCGCAGGGTTTCCGGTTCATCCGGATTGGTTATGGCCAGCTTGTCCCAGAGGGTCAGGTTGTCATGGGCTTCACAATAGACCACTGATTGCTCCGGCGAACTGGCCCAGGGTCCGTGGTCATAATTGACCCGCTCATAACAAAGCTGGGGATGGGCGGTGGCCGCCACAATACCAAACTTAACACTCTCCTCCAGACCGGGACGGCCATTGACAAAACCCGGTTCCGATCCGTAAAAAACATGCCCCTTAATCCCGTCCCGGGCCGAATCGTTGAAAAAGGCAATCCCCGGCACATGGGACGCATTTCCTTTCAGCGCGGCCCGCTCGCCCGGGAGCGGTGAAGGCCCGCCGGTCCAACCCTCTCCGTAAACGATGATCCCGGGGGCTACACGGTCAAGGGCCTGCCGGATCTGCCGCATGGTTTCCAGATCGATGAGTCCCATCAAGTCAAAACGGAAACCGTCCAACCGGTATTCGCTGGCCCAGTAGACCACCGAATCAAGGATTAGTTTCCGCACCATTGGCCGTTCGGTGGCCAATTCGTTACCGCACCCCGAACCGTTGGCAAAACTACGATCCGGATTCATCCGGTAATAATACCCGGGGACCAACCGGTTGAGATTGGAATCCCAGGCTTTGTAGGTATGGTTGTAAACTACGTCCATAATGACGCCAATCTTCCGCCGGTGCAGGTTTTGAATGGCCGCCTTCAACTCCCGGATGCGCATGGTGCCGTCGAAAGGATCGGTCGCGTAGGATCCTTCCGGAACGTTAAAGTTTTTCGGATCGTATCCCCAGTTGAACTGGGGATGTTCTTGTTCGGCCTCATCAACGGAGGCGAAATCAAAGACCGGCAGTAAATGCAGGTGGGTGATGCCCAAATCAGCCAAGTGGTCGAGGCCGGTCTTTACGCCCATGGGCCCCCTGGTCCCGGCTTCCGTAAAAGCCAAAAATTTACCCTTATGCTGGATTCCCGCTTGCGGATGGGTTGAAAAATCACGGACATGCAATTCATAGATGATCGCATCCACCATCGCCTCCAGAACGGGCCGCGCGGTCCCGGCCCAACCCTCCGGGTTGGTGCGGGCGAGGTCCACCACCATCCCCCGGTCGCCGTTAACCCCGGCCGCGCGGGCATAGGGATCCATCACTTCATAAGTACGGTCTTCATGGGTAACCGCATAGGTGTAATACAGCCCGTGACAGTCGCCTTCCACCTGCCCGCGCCAGACTCCGCTCTCTTCCCGGACCATGGGGTAAACAGTTTTAACCCCGCCCCGTCCTTGACGGTAAGTACACAGACTTACTTCGCGGGCGGTAGGTGCCCAAACCGTAAAGACGGTCCGCGCGGGGGTGTACACGGCACCCAGATCGTCACCGGGATAATAGTAATGCTCATCAATCCAGTCGGCGTTCATCGTTGCTCCCCCCCTTTCTTCTCCGCCAAAACTAGACAACAACCGCTTTTCACAGTATATCCAGTTCTTTAAGGTCTAAATCCCATCTCCCCCGCCGCACGAAAGCCTTTTCTATGATTTTCACACTTATTTCGGTTTTATGCCCAATAAGTAGTTACTTTGACCTCTTACCTTTTACCCGCATCCCGCATAGTTTGTAGTAGATTACGAATGGAGGAATCAAAGATGGGCATGAATGAACAAAATATGGTCATCAGTCAGATCTCCTGTCCCGGCGGCACCGTTTATACCATTATTCCCGGCGACACCCTTTTCGCCCTGGCCCAGAGGTTTAACACCACTGTCCAGGCCATCCTCAACGCCAACCCCGGCCTTGATCCCAACTCTCTACAAGTCGGACGGATGATCTGCATTCCGGTGGCGCCCGGCCCCGGTCCTTGCCCCGGTGGTTTTACCTACACCATCAGAGCTGGTGATACCTTCTTTAGTATCGCCCGGCGCTTCGGTACCACCGTGACCGCCCTTCAAGCGGCGAACCCGGGGGTCGATCCCAATCGTCTCCAGATTGGACAACAGATCTGCGTTCCCGCGCGTGCTCCCGCGCCCGGCCCCTGTCCTGGCGGTTTTCTCTACACAATCCGGGCCGGCGATACCTTCTTTGCCCTCGCGTCCCGTTTTGGTGTGACAGTACAGGCTTTAACCTCCGCCAACCCTGGCGTTAACCCGAATAATTTGCAAGTGGGGCAACAGATTTGCATTCCCGCACCGGCACCAACCCCAAGTCCAGGAACCTGTTCCGGCTTTATCTACATTATCCGCTCCGGGGATACCCTCTTTAGTCTCGCCCAACGTTTTGGCACCACGGTCGCTGCCATTACGGCTGCGAACCCCGGGATCAACCCCAACCAATTACAGGTCGGACAGCAAGTTTGCATCCCCGGCTGATGTACGAAAAGGCCAAACCAAAAATGTCCAAAAAAAGACCGGGCCCAGCCCGGTCTTTTGCGATCAGTCCGCACATAAAGCGAAATATGATTGGAGATCCTCGAAAGCGGCCGGCCCCTGAAAATGGAAAACTTTAAACCCGAGTTTTTGGGCGGCTGCAAGATTGGCTTCCCGGTCATCAATGAATAAACATTCCTCCGGCTTGCGTCCCAGCTCCTCAAGGCTGATCCGGTAGATCCGTGGGTCCGGCTTGATAACCCGCCAATGACAAGAATAAACTTGACTGGTAAAGAGGTCCTGCCTTAACCAGTCAAAATGGGCTCGCATATAGTCCAGAACTTCCCAAACCATATTGGAGATGATCCCCAATTGATAGCCGTCGATTTTCAAATCGGCTACCCACTCAAGAACAGCCGGATTTAACTGCGTCCAACTCTTGACATCATGGGTGATCAATTTGGACGCTAGTTCCGGAGAATAATCCACTCCACAGGCCGCTAAAACCTTCTGCCAATATTCCTCACCGGTACTGCCCAGATCATAATAGGGCCGGTAATGGTAATACCAGCGGTAAAACTGACTTTCCTCCACCCGAAGCAGCCCCAACATCGCTTCGACCTCCGAGCGCACCTGGTCCGTGGAGATCACACCACCGTAATCGAAAATAACCGCTTTAATTTGCGCCAAAGAAAATCCTCCTCCGCAAGACAAGTTGTCTCCTATGGACAAACTGGTTTATAAACATCTTCTTAAATGAAGAATTAGACAAAATAATCCTTTGCCCTCCCCCAAAAAACTTGGGCACAAATACCTTTATTCCTATGGAATAAAGTTTTATGCCGAAATCTTGGTGCCTCCCTTCGGCCCGACGAATACCTTAATATCAGGATTGAACAGTACTTATCCCGTGAGGAGGTGCCAAAATGTCCGAAAAGGAACAAAACGTTGTCGAAACCACCCCGGCTCCTGAACCAATGCAACAACCTGCCTGCCCGCCAGGGGGTATTCTATATACGGTGCGTGCCGGAGACACCCTTTTTAGCATCGCCAACCGCTTCGGCATTCCTTTAGATTGTTTACGCCGTTTCAATCCGCAAGTGGTCGGCGACCAGATCTTCCCCGGTCAGGTCTTGTGTATCCCGCCGGCATCCGCTTGTACAACGCCACCCCCGTCGTCATGTCCGCAAGGAGGATTCTTCTACACGGTTCAGCCCGGAGACACTCTCTTTAACATCGCCAACCGCTTCGGCATTCCTTTAGATTGCTTACGCCGCTTCAATCCGCAAGTGGTCGGCGACCAAATCTTCCCTGGCCAAGTCCTGTGCATCCCGCCGGCCAGCGCTTGTGTCCCGCAACCGCAATGTCCGCCGGGAGGATTCTTGTACACGGTTCAGCCTGGAGACAGCCTCTTTAGCATCGCCAACCGCTTCAACATTCCTTTAGATTGCTTACGCCGCTTCAATCCACAAGTAGTCGGCGATCAAATCTTCCCTGGTCAGGTCTTGTGCATCCCACCGGCGTCCGCTTGCGCGCCAACACCGGTTCAATGTCCACCAGGTGGGATCTTGTACACGGTGCGGGCTGGCGACACCATGTTCAACATCGCCAACCGTTTCGGGATTCCTTTGGATTGCCTCATTCGCTTCAACCCACAGATCCCGAACCCGAATCTGATCTTCCCGGGCCAGGTCCTTTGTGTGCCCCCGGCATCCGCCTGTGTCGGAGTACCCCAACCCCAATGCCCACCCGGGGGATTCCTGTATACGGTTCGGGCCGGCGATACCATGTTTAATATCGCCAACCGGTTCGGTATTCCCTTAAATTGCCTCATTCGCTTCAATCCACAGATCCCGAATCCAAACCAGATCAATCCCGGCCAAGTCATCTGTGTTCCACCAAGAACAGCATGTTAGGTAAACGCCAGACAGGAGAAGGAAGGAGGCGTCAGATGACGCCTCCTTCCTTCTTTATTTTTGAAATAACTCTTTTACCGTTTCCCGCTCTTGAATGGTATGGGGCAGGATCCGGCTTTCCATTTTCTTACCCTGCTCGATATTGTCAATCAACATCATCATTCCCAGTTCACCCATGTGGTAAAAGGGCTGGCTTAGCGTGGTCAAGGGAGGGATTGTCATCTCCGCGATCTGGGTGTTGTCATACCCGATGATTGATAAATCATCAGGTACTTTAATTCCCCGTTTATAAGCACAGACCAACGCCCCGGCGGCCATTTCATCACTGGCGGCAAAAACGGCCGTCATTCCGGAAGCTGTCTCCAACAGTTGCGCCATCGCCTTGATCCCACTGCGAAAAGTGAAATCGCCATAAGCGATAAACTCCTCCCCCAAGGTGACTCCGTACTCCGCTAAAGCCCTCTTGTATCCTTGAATCCGGGGAAAACCGGCAATCCTATCTTCTTTGGTCCCACTGAGCATCCCGATGCGCCGGTGTCCTTTCTTTAAGAGATAGAGCGTGGCATCATAGGCGGCCGCTTCGTCGTCCACCTTCACGTAAGGCAAGGTTCCCCCCGCATAACAGGTCGAAACCAAAACCACAGGCTTTTTGAACTGAACTAATTTTCTATACTGAACCGGGGTAAGGTTTGCACTGACGACAATGATGCCATCCACCTGTTTTTCTTTGAGCACATCCAAGTATTCCAGAGTCCGGATGCCGTCATTGTCGGTATTACAAACAATGACGCTTTTTTCATTGTTATGCGCCTGTCGCTCGATCCCCTTTAACATCTCGGAAGTAACCATACTCGAAAGGCTAGGCATCAGAATCCCAATGGTATGGGATCGTTTACAGACCAGCCCTCGTGCGAGGGCATTAGGCTGGTAACCAAGCTCCTTAATGACCTTCAGCACCCGGCGCCGGGTTTCCTCCGTATACCCCGGCAGGTTATTGAGCACGCGGGAAACGGTCGCCACCGATACCCCCGCTTCCCGAGCCACATCCTTGATTGTCGGATTCATTAAGGATCCTTCCCCTCACTATCTTACTGTCACCGGTTTGTCAAAGCGGTTGTTAACTCATCCACCAAAATCAGATACATCGCATGGGACCATAAAAGCGGCTGGGCAATAGGCCCCCACTTCTCAACCCAGTTTTGGTAAGTGCTTTCCTGATTAAGGTTGATGGGTACTTGCTCCGGCAGTTCGCCCCGGTCGTTGGCCTGGGCC from Capillibacterium thermochitinicola harbors:
- a CDS encoding HAD family hydrolase gives rise to the protein MAQIKAVIFDYGGVISTDQVRSEVEAMLGLLRVEESQFYRWYYHYRPYYDLGSTGEEYWQKVLAACGVDYSPELASKLITHDVKSWTQLNPAVLEWVADLKIDGYQLGIISNMVWEVLDYMRAHFDWLRQDLFTSQVYSCHWRVIKPDPRIYRISLEELGRKPEECLFIDDREANLAAAQKLGFKVFHFQGPAAFEDLQSYFALCAD
- a CDS encoding LysM peptidoglycan-binding domain-containing protein, encoding MSEKEQNVVETTPAPEPMQQPACPPGGILYTVRAGDTLFSIANRFGIPLDCLRRFNPQVVGDQIFPGQVLCIPPASACTTPPPSSCPQGGFFYTVQPGDTLFNIANRFGIPLDCLRRFNPQVVGDQIFPGQVLCIPPASACVPQPQCPPGGFLYTVQPGDSLFSIANRFNIPLDCLRRFNPQVVGDQIFPGQVLCIPPASACAPTPVQCPPGGILYTVRAGDTMFNIANRFGIPLDCLIRFNPQIPNPNLIFPGQVLCVPPASACVGVPQPQCPPGGFLYTVRAGDTMFNIANRFGIPLNCLIRFNPQIPNPNQINPGQVICVPPRTAC
- a CDS encoding LacI family DNA-binding transcriptional regulator, with translation MNPTIKDVAREAGVSVATVSRVLNNLPGYTEETRRRVLKVIKELGYQPNALARGLVCKRSHTIGILMPSLSSMVTSEMLKGIERQAHNNEKSVIVCNTDNDGIRTLEYLDVLKEKQVDGIIVVSANLTPVQYRKLVQFKKPVVLVSTCYAGGTLPYVKVDDEAAAYDATLYLLKKGHRRIGMLSGTKEDRIAGFPRIQGYKRALAEYGVTLGEEFIAYGDFTFRSGIKAMAQLLETASGMTAVFAASDEMAAGALVCAYKRGIKVPDDLSIIGYDNTQIAEMTIPPLTTLSQPFYHMGELGMMMLIDNIEQGKKMESRILPHTIQERETVKELFQK
- a CDS encoding muramidase family protein — protein: MGMNEQNMVISQISCPGGTVYTIIPGDTLFALAQRFNTTVQAILNANPGLDPNSLQVGRMICIPVAPGPGPCPGGFTYTIRAGDTFFSIARRFGTTVTALQAANPGVDPNRLQIGQQICVPARAPAPGPCPGGFLYTIRAGDTFFALASRFGVTVQALTSANPGVNPNNLQVGQQICIPAPAPTPSPGTCSGFIYIIRSGDTLFSLAQRFGTTVAAITAANPGINPNQLQVGQQVCIPG
- the pulA gene encoding type I pullulanase, which codes for MNADWIDEHYYYPGDDLGAVYTPARTVFTVWAPTAREVSLCTYRQGRGGVKTVYPMVREESGVWRGQVEGDCHGLYYTYAVTHEDRTYEVMDPYARAAGVNGDRGMVVDLARTNPEGWAGTARPVLEAMVDAIIYELHVRDFSTHPQAGIQHKGKFLAFTEAGTRGPMGVKTGLDHLADLGITHLHLLPVFDFASVDEAEQEHPQFNWGYDPKNFNVPEGSYATDPFDGTMRIRELKAAIQNLHRRKIGVIMDVVYNHTYKAWDSNLNRLVPGYYYRMNPDRSFANGSGCGNELATERPMVRKLILDSVVYWASEYRLDGFRFDLMGLIDLETMRQIRQALDRVAPGIIVYGEGWTGGPSPLPGERAALKGNASHVPGIAFFNDSARDGIKGHVFYGSEPGFVNGRPGLEESVKFGIVAATAHPQLCYERVNYDHGPWASSPEQSVVYCEAHDNLTLWDKLAITNPDEPETLRIKRHKLAGAIVLTSQGIPFLHAGQEFLRTKGGNANSYLAPDEVNQLDWARKARYEEVYTYYRGLIALRKAHPAFRLRTTEQIQTHLRFLDLPEQLIGYILAEHANGDPWRTIVVLFNAKSTPATVALPGDDWVVVVDQQRAGTEALAAHHSNAVEVPPLSALVLVDRASFAQNLGGQGKFA